From Alienimonas californiensis, a single genomic window includes:
- a CDS encoding tRNA dihydrouridine synthase, giving the protein MAPLAGYTHLAFRTAIRELGGLGLATTDLVLASHLLEQSKKSRDLLKTSPADRPLSVQIFGSSAAQMADAARWLEDHGREGVDLNMGCPMAKLTGSGGGARLMCDAGGAVALVKEVVDAVSIPVTVKLRLGWDRENLSAPALSRAFVDEGAAGITVHGRTRSQGFRGTVDLGGVAAVVEAVDGLAPVVGNGDVRTPADAERMRVETGCDAVAIGRGALADPWIFRRLADRTAGRPERLPTNAEKLAFLRRHFGLMQEDRGEYACVLFRKFAAWYGAVLGVPEDLEDQLRRFETPAEFDAICETLEDRIGERDSDVPTAFVKVPNGPVERW; this is encoded by the coding sequence CTGGCCCCGCTGGCCGGGTACACGCACCTCGCCTTTCGCACCGCCATTCGAGAACTGGGCGGGCTGGGGCTGGCGACGACGGACCTCGTGCTCGCTTCGCACCTGCTTGAACAGAGCAAGAAGAGCCGGGACCTGCTGAAGACCTCGCCGGCCGACCGCCCCTTGAGCGTGCAGATCTTCGGCTCCTCCGCCGCCCAGATGGCCGACGCCGCCCGCTGGCTGGAGGACCACGGCCGCGAAGGGGTGGATCTCAACATGGGCTGCCCAATGGCGAAGCTGACCGGCTCCGGCGGCGGCGCCCGCCTGATGTGCGACGCCGGCGGGGCGGTGGCCCTGGTGAAAGAAGTGGTGGACGCCGTCTCGATCCCGGTGACGGTCAAACTGCGGCTCGGCTGGGACCGGGAGAACCTGAGCGCCCCGGCCCTCAGCCGGGCGTTTGTCGATGAGGGCGCCGCGGGCATCACGGTGCACGGGCGGACCCGCAGCCAGGGGTTCCGCGGGACGGTGGACCTCGGCGGGGTCGCGGCGGTCGTGGAGGCGGTGGACGGGTTGGCGCCGGTCGTCGGCAACGGCGACGTGCGGACCCCCGCCGACGCCGAACGCATGCGGGTCGAAACCGGCTGCGACGCCGTCGCCATCGGCCGCGGGGCGTTGGCGGACCCGTGGATTTTTCGAAGGCTCGCCGACCGCACCGCCGGCCGCCCGGAGCGGCTCCCCACGAACGCGGAGAAGCTCGCCTTCCTCCGCCGTCACTTCGGGCTGATGCAGGAGGACCGCGGCGAGTACGCCTGCGTGCTGTTCCGCAAGTTCGCCGCCTGGTACGGAGCGGTCCTCGGCGTGCCGGAGGACCTGGAGGACCAACTCCGCCGGTTCGAGACCCCCGCGGAGTTCGACGCGATCTGCGAGACGCTGGAAGACCGTATCGGCGAACGGGACAGCGACGTGCCGACGGCCTTTGTCAAAGTGCCCAACGGCCCCGTCGAACGCTGGTGA
- a CDS encoding Maf family protein, translating into MANPPADAPGPPLAPGPPLVGGPIVLASRSPRRRALLEMIVPPQRLRTLAPLDPAEESLEGLTTWREIEAGLLRIADAKRDAVLTRIAAGDSAEEAPEEELAGRWSAVIAADTTVIAGPAGGELRDGELTTLGQPPADDWEETVRRWFRRHYIGRTHVTATAVSAAVHAPAGPPSPRNSPGRGCGPVRTAHMVIRTRVTVRADAERHLDRLFAAAEPPGRAGGLAIGGLFGALLVERVDGSLSNVSGLPLREALELLAGLGVDL; encoded by the coding sequence ATGGCAAACCCGCCCGCCGACGCCCCCGGTCCGCCGCTGGCCCCCGGTCCGCCGTTGGTCGGGGGGCCGATCGTGCTCGCCAGCCGCTCCCCGCGGCGGCGGGCGCTGCTGGAGATGATCGTGCCGCCGCAGCGCCTGCGGACCCTCGCCCCGCTCGACCCGGCGGAGGAATCGCTGGAGGGCCTGACGACGTGGCGGGAGATCGAAGCCGGTTTGCTCCGCATCGCCGACGCCAAACGGGATGCCGTGCTGACCCGCATCGCCGCCGGTGACTCGGCTGAGGAGGCGCCGGAAGAGGAGTTGGCCGGCCGGTGGAGCGCCGTGATCGCCGCGGACACCACGGTGATCGCCGGGCCGGCGGGCGGGGAGCTGCGGGACGGGGAGTTGACGACGCTCGGCCAGCCGCCGGCGGACGACTGGGAGGAGACGGTGCGCCGCTGGTTCCGCCGGCACTACATCGGCCGCACCCACGTGACCGCGACCGCGGTCAGCGCCGCCGTGCACGCCCCGGCCGGCCCGCCGTCGCCGCGGAACTCTCCGGGGCGGGGCTGCGGTCCGGTGCGCACCGCCCACATGGTGATTCGCACCCGGGTGACGGTGCGGGCCGACGCGGAGCGGCACCTCGACCGCCTGTTCGCCGCCGCCGAACCGCCCGGCCGGGCCGGGGGGCTGGCGATCGGCGGGCTGTTCGGGGCGCTGCTGGTCGAGCGGGTGGACGGCAGCCTCTCGAACGTCTCCGGCCTGCCGCTGCGGGAAGCGCTCGAACTCCTGGCCGGGCTGGGTGTGGACCTGTGA
- a CDS encoding PDZ domain-containing protein: MHRPPVLTPALAAALLAGALAAPTGFAQEADGDEALAPLIAPRPARQVISEERIAAAIEELAADDWATREAASRLLESAPAATDALRKAATDADPERRARSLAVLSEGVWQSAQRGDVQATAAFVDALAKLIAAADAADVEAPNPEPNPEQAPAQLAAPEPLPADLARVAEAAGAAKSALGLFPTSVTPLAIAEVRRNGAAVMRTDQFNRGFGPAFGGGNTATWSITLDDRWTGGEEGLQHLRSIAGLNQVHLTDDCPIPEAARAGMVAGKYGDFAVERRGKAFLGVSFPPNGSGGCQVDRVTAGGPASRAGLRPGDLIVQFGDTPINTPAALLDAIREEGEVGEATPVTVLRAGQKTVIPVTLDRWPDRPLTDPDEGGFGRRPQPLPQLVPPADPFDIPADEAEGSPDDAPLPPFSPDRPAERVPGDGAPADLGDTED, from the coding sequence ATGCACCGTCCCCCCGTGCTGACGCCCGCCCTCGCCGCGGCCCTGCTGGCCGGCGCCCTCGCGGCGCCGACGGGCTTCGCACAGGAGGCGGACGGTGACGAAGCGCTCGCCCCGCTGATCGCCCCGCGACCGGCCCGGCAGGTGATCAGCGAAGAACGCATTGCCGCGGCGATCGAGGAGTTAGCTGCGGACGACTGGGCGACCCGCGAAGCCGCCAGCCGGCTGCTGGAGAGCGCCCCCGCCGCGACGGACGCCCTCAGAAAGGCGGCGACCGACGCCGACCCGGAACGCCGGGCCCGGTCGCTCGCGGTGCTGTCGGAGGGCGTCTGGCAGTCGGCCCAGCGCGGCGACGTGCAGGCCACCGCGGCCTTCGTCGACGCCCTCGCCAAGCTCATCGCCGCGGCCGACGCCGCCGACGTCGAGGCGCCGAATCCCGAGCCGAACCCGGAGCAGGCCCCCGCCCAGTTGGCCGCCCCCGAGCCGCTCCCCGCCGATTTGGCCCGCGTCGCGGAGGCCGCGGGGGCGGCGAAGTCGGCGTTGGGGCTCTTTCCCACCTCCGTGACTCCCCTCGCCATCGCCGAGGTCCGTCGGAACGGCGCCGCGGTGATGCGAACCGATCAGTTCAACCGTGGTTTCGGCCCGGCGTTCGGCGGGGGGAACACGGCCACCTGGTCGATCACGCTCGACGACCGCTGGACCGGCGGGGAGGAGGGCCTGCAACACCTGCGGTCGATCGCCGGCCTCAACCAGGTGCACCTCACCGACGACTGCCCCATCCCCGAGGCGGCCCGGGCCGGGATGGTCGCCGGGAAGTACGGCGACTTCGCCGTGGAGCGCCGCGGCAAGGCCTTCCTGGGCGTCTCGTTCCCCCCCAACGGCTCCGGCGGGTGCCAGGTCGACCGCGTGACCGCCGGCGGCCCCGCCTCACGGGCCGGACTGCGGCCGGGCGACCTGATCGTGCAGTTCGGCGACACCCCCATCAACACCCCCGCCGCCCTGCTGGACGCCATCCGCGAGGAGGGCGAGGTGGGAGAGGCGACGCCCGTCACCGTGCTCCGCGCCGGCCAGAAGACGGTGATCCCCGTCACCCTCGACCGCTGGCCGGACCGCCCGCTGACCGACCCCGACGAAGGCGGCTTCGGCCGGCGTCCCCAGCCGCTGCCCCAGCTCGTGCCACCGGCGGACCCGTTCGACATCCCCGCCGACGAGGCCGAAGGGAGCCCGGACGACGCGCCGCTGCCGCCGTTCAGTCCCGACCGGCCCGCCGAACGCGTCCCCGGCGACGGCGCCCCGGCGGACCTGGGCGACACCGAGGACTGA
- a CDS encoding type 1 glutamine amidotransferase domain-containing protein: MADRVLIFAGPDYEDLELWYPKLRLEEAGYKVTLAGDEAGKSYQGKHGYPCTNDAAVADVRSEDFVAVVCPGGWMPDKLRRDPAVLRLLKEFDAAKKPIAAICHGGWLCCSADVYRGVTVTGSPGIKDDCVNAGAEWVDEPVHVDGHHVTSRRPGDLPDFMHGLLGLLRGE; encoded by the coding sequence ATGGCCGACCGCGTCCTCATCTTCGCCGGACCCGATTACGAAGACCTCGAACTCTGGTATCCCAAACTGCGGCTGGAAGAAGCCGGGTATAAGGTGACGCTCGCGGGCGACGAGGCCGGCAAGAGCTACCAGGGCAAGCACGGCTATCCCTGCACGAACGACGCCGCGGTGGCGGACGTGCGGAGCGAGGACTTCGTCGCCGTCGTCTGCCCCGGCGGTTGGATGCCGGACAAGCTGCGGCGGGACCCCGCCGTGCTGCGATTGCTGAAGGAGTTCGACGCCGCCAAGAAGCCGATCGCCGCGATCTGCCACGGCGGCTGGCTGTGCTGCTCCGCAGACGTTTACCGCGGCGTGACCGTGACCGGTTCGCCGGGCATTAAGGACGACTGCGTGAACGCCGGGGCCGAGTGGGTGGACGAGCCGGTGCACGTCGACGGCCACCACGTCACCAGCCGCCGCCCGGGCGACCTGCCGGACTTCATGCACGGGTTGCTCGGGCTGCTGCGCGGTGAATGA
- a CDS encoding cation:proton antiporter domain-containing protein, with protein MFAPAPTPPELPAPDSLAPFDLDLPLLLGGAVVMAIAAFHGRITRTPGTSGPLLALLAGVAVGPIGLGWFDPADWGEPAEGMRPAALLTLAIGLTGVALRLPRRCVLSGPHLRTLGTLLGPVMLAMWGASAFCAWAVLGLDGWAAALVGAAVVPTDPVLASAVVSGDFARKHLPGRLRHAISAESGANDGLAVPLVALAAAGLAGSLAAGSEVNWAGWGDWFVEAVLREAVGAALVGAACGGAAAALLRWSERSHDTDETGLLAFALALTLAVLGAAGLLGVSGPLAVFFAGLTLAWQERNDDRREEGEIQDAVNQFFLLPVFGLLGAALPWGDWAAFGWRGPAFAAALLLVRRPPWVWLLGRFVPAALPDLRENRDRLFAGWFGPIGVAALYYAAEYHADLPALWPAVTLAVTGSVLAHGATAAPLTRRYDAGHRDGPVATTAEED; from the coding sequence GTGTTCGCCCCCGCCCCGACGCCGCCGGAACTGCCCGCCCCGGATTCCCTCGCGCCGTTCGATCTGGACCTCCCCCTGTTGCTGGGCGGGGCGGTGGTGATGGCGATCGCGGCCTTTCACGGCCGCATCACGCGGACGCCAGGGACCAGCGGGCCGCTGTTGGCCCTGCTGGCGGGCGTCGCCGTGGGGCCGATCGGGCTGGGGTGGTTCGACCCGGCCGACTGGGGCGAGCCGGCCGAGGGGATGCGGCCGGCGGCCCTGCTGACGCTGGCGATCGGGCTGACGGGCGTGGCCCTGCGGTTGCCGCGGCGGTGCGTGCTGTCGGGGCCGCACCTGAGGACGCTCGGCACGCTGCTGGGGCCGGTGATGCTGGCGATGTGGGGCGCGTCGGCGTTCTGCGCCTGGGCCGTGCTGGGGCTGGACGGCTGGGCGGCGGCGCTGGTGGGCGCCGCGGTGGTGCCGACCGACCCGGTGCTGGCCTCGGCGGTGGTGTCCGGCGACTTCGCCCGCAAACATCTGCCGGGGCGGCTGCGGCACGCGATCAGCGCCGAGAGCGGGGCGAACGACGGCCTCGCCGTCCCGCTGGTCGCCCTCGCCGCCGCGGGGCTGGCCGGATCGCTCGCGGCAGGTTCTGAAGTGAACTGGGCCGGGTGGGGCGACTGGTTCGTTGAAGCGGTCCTTCGGGAGGCGGTCGGGGCGGCGCTGGTCGGGGCGGCGTGCGGCGGGGCGGCGGCGGCGCTGCTGAGGTGGTCCGAACGGTCGCACGACACCGACGAGACCGGCCTGCTGGCCTTCGCCCTGGCCCTCACCTTGGCCGTGCTGGGGGCGGCGGGGCTGCTGGGGGTCAGCGGGCCGTTGGCCGTGTTTTTCGCCGGGCTGACGCTGGCTTGGCAGGAGAGAAACGACGACCGCCGGGAGGAGGGCGAGATTCAGGACGCCGTCAATCAGTTCTTCCTGCTGCCGGTGTTTGGACTGCTGGGCGCCGCGCTGCCGTGGGGCGATTGGGCGGCGTTCGGCTGGCGGGGGCCGGCGTTCGCCGCGGCGCTGCTGCTGGTCCGCCGCCCGCCGTGGGTCTGGCTGCTGGGGCGGTTCGTTCCCGCCGCCCTGCCGGATCTGCGGGAGAACCGCGACCGGCTGTTCGCCGGCTGGTTCGGGCCGATCGGCGTGGCGGCGCTGTATTACGCGGCGGAGTATCACGCCGATCTGCCCGCCCTGTGGCCGGCGGTCACGCTGGCGGTGACCGGCAGCGTGCTGGCGCACGGGGCGACCGCGGCGCCGCTCACCCGGCGTTACGACGCCGGGCACCGGGACGGCCCCGTGGCGACGACCGCCGAGGAGGACTAG
- a CDS encoding DUF421 domain-containing protein, with product MDELLHDFVPKALFKGWPTLFRVAVSGVALYVAVLIMFRLQGTRTTSKMNNFDWIVTIASGSIFGSAVVSDTVTVTQALVAFAVLMLCQWIVTKLSAIFPAFYDLVAASPALLFRNGRFLDDKLVSERVTKDEILAAVRSAGVTNLEGVSAVVLEADGTLTVLSGRGVDSPELMRPVKYVSPAPEGGNPA from the coding sequence ATGGACGAACTCCTGCACGACTTCGTGCCCAAAGCCCTGTTCAAGGGCTGGCCGACGCTGTTCCGCGTGGCCGTCAGCGGAGTCGCGCTGTACGTCGCGGTGCTGATCATGTTCCGCCTGCAGGGCACGCGGACGACCTCGAAGATGAATAATTTCGACTGGATCGTGACGATCGCCAGCGGGAGCATCTTCGGCTCGGCGGTGGTTTCGGACACCGTCACCGTCACCCAGGCCCTCGTGGCGTTCGCCGTGTTGATGCTCTGCCAGTGGATCGTCACGAAGCTCTCGGCGATTTTTCCGGCCTTTTACGACTTGGTGGCGGCCTCCCCGGCGCTGCTGTTCCGGAACGGCCGGTTCCTCGACGATAAGCTCGTCTCGGAGCGGGTCACCAAGGACGAGATCCTCGCCGCCGTCCGCAGCGCCGGGGTCACGAACCTGGAGGGAGTTTCCGCGGTGGTGCTGGAGGCGGACGGGACCCTCACTGTCCTCTCCGGCCGCGGCGTCGACAGCCCGGAACTGATGCGGCCCGTCAAATACGTCTCCCCCGCCCCGGAAGGCGGCAACCCGGCGTGA
- a CDS encoding DUF421 domain-containing protein, with the protein MPDAASVTPQDPGSAASGDWLWAPPGDVLKVVALSALAFLIVALLFRLAGTRAAGQMNNFDWIVTVAQGAIVGSVALGANTSLVEGAAAVVTLLGLQYAMNWLAARNTRFRSAIFSHPILLYHDGSFLSAEMKRQRVNEGEVRGAVRSAGIGSWAEVGAVVLEPGGKFSVLPKANPDDEDDLLTGVERPAD; encoded by the coding sequence ATGCCCGACGCCGCTTCCGTCACCCCGCAGGACCCCGGCTCCGCCGCCAGCGGCGACTGGCTGTGGGCCCCGCCGGGGGACGTGCTGAAGGTCGTGGCGCTCTCCGCCCTGGCGTTCCTGATCGTCGCCCTGCTGTTCCGCCTGGCCGGCACGCGGGCGGCGGGGCAGATGAATAACTTTGACTGGATCGTCACCGTCGCCCAGGGGGCGATCGTCGGCAGCGTGGCCCTGGGGGCGAACACCTCACTGGTCGAGGGGGCCGCCGCGGTCGTCACGCTGCTGGGACTGCAATACGCAATGAACTGGCTGGCGGCCCGCAACACGCGATTCCGATCGGCGATCTTCTCGCACCCGATCCTGCTCTATCACGACGGCTCGTTTCTCTCCGCGGAAATGAAACGCCAGCGGGTGAACGAGGGCGAGGTCCGCGGGGCGGTGCGCTCCGCCGGGATTGGCAGTTGGGCGGAGGTCGGGGCGGTGGTGCTGGAGCCGGGGGGAAAATTCAGCGTGCTGCCGAAGGCGAACCCGGACGACGAGGACGACCTGCTCACCGGCGTCGAACGTCCCGCCGACTGA
- the recQ gene encoding DNA helicase RecQ, which produces MNTEQADTDTADTDTDTADTGRSDTERAEGDEAELRAVLRDFWGYDSFRPLQKEAMQCGLAGRDSVVVLPTGGGKSLCYQAPAAVLHRRTGAVAVVVSPLIALMKDQVDALTAIGVPAAFVNSTLPPEEKIAVSRRLRDKELACLYAAPETLVTDRMLDFLSELDVSFVAIDEAHCVSQWGHDFRPEYRQLGMLRERFPDAAMHGYTATAGQKVREDVAFQLNLHDPAMLVGSFDRPNLTFRARPASGTLGQIREVVKRHDGESGIVYCISRKKVDETADALRGLGVRAIAYHAGMSKEERTAAQDAFLADREDVVVATVAFGMGIDKPDVRFVVHAGMPKSIEHYQQEAGRAGRDGLASECLLLHSGGDYRFWKSTLGELPPEPRANAEQSLNALYDYAQGALCRHKALVRYFDQDLESDDCGACDICLGEVETVDDPLILGQKIVSCVYRLEQRFGGNHTADVLTGSKSEAVLSKGHDSLSTYGLLSDHPKKAVRDWIEQLVGQGFLAKVGEYATLRITEAGQQLLKGERKPVLLAPAKKVAAERPKRTSSAADDWEGVDEELFEHLRGVRGEVAREIGKPAYIVFNDASLKDMARRRPTTEEGLSHCVGVGPKKLEDFGERFLEEIGAHCAEHGLTVDVEGGGASGGGASGGSMFGGSRSISRNAAAAFPLFRDGLGVADAARELRVTESTAAGYLRDYILETKHDDPTTWVEPAAARQAREAFEACGLHRLKPAFEHLDGAVSYDDLKIVAACMAAGQSA; this is translated from the coding sequence ATGAACACGGAACAGGCGGACACCGACACGGCCGACACCGACACCGACACCGCCGACACTGGGAGGTCCGATACCGAAAGGGCCGAGGGCGACGAGGCCGAACTGCGGGCCGTGCTGCGGGACTTCTGGGGCTACGACAGCTTCCGCCCCCTGCAAAAAGAGGCGATGCAGTGCGGCCTCGCCGGGCGGGACAGCGTCGTCGTGCTGCCGACCGGCGGCGGGAAGAGCCTCTGCTATCAGGCCCCCGCCGCCGTGCTGCACCGGCGGACCGGGGCCGTCGCCGTGGTCGTCAGCCCGCTGATCGCGTTGATGAAGGACCAGGTGGACGCCCTGACGGCGATCGGCGTGCCGGCGGCGTTCGTGAACAGCACCCTGCCGCCGGAGGAGAAGATTGCAGTCTCCCGCCGGCTGCGCGACAAGGAGCTCGCCTGCCTGTACGCGGCGCCGGAGACCCTCGTCACCGACCGGATGCTGGACTTCCTCTCGGAGCTGGACGTCAGCTTCGTGGCGATCGACGAGGCCCACTGCGTCAGCCAGTGGGGGCACGACTTCCGTCCGGAGTACCGCCAACTCGGCATGTTGCGGGAGCGGTTCCCCGACGCGGCGATGCACGGCTACACCGCCACCGCCGGCCAGAAGGTGCGGGAGGACGTCGCCTTCCAACTGAACCTGCACGACCCGGCGATGCTGGTCGGCAGCTTCGACCGGCCGAACCTCACCTTCCGCGCCCGCCCGGCCTCCGGCACGCTGGGCCAGATCCGCGAGGTGGTCAAGCGGCACGACGGCGAGAGCGGCATCGTCTACTGCATCTCCCGCAAGAAGGTGGACGAGACCGCCGACGCCCTGCGGGGACTGGGCGTGCGGGCGATCGCCTACCACGCCGGGATGTCCAAGGAGGAACGCACCGCCGCCCAGGACGCCTTTCTGGCGGATCGGGAGGACGTGGTCGTGGCCACGGTCGCCTTCGGCATGGGCATCGACAAACCGGACGTGCGGTTCGTCGTCCACGCCGGCATGCCCAAGTCGATCGAGCACTACCAGCAGGAAGCCGGCCGCGCCGGCCGCGACGGCCTCGCCAGCGAATGTCTCCTGCTGCACAGCGGCGGGGATTATCGGTTCTGGAAAAGCACCCTCGGCGAACTCCCCCCCGAACCCCGGGCCAACGCGGAGCAATCTTTAAACGCTCTCTACGACTACGCCCAGGGGGCGCTCTGCCGTCACAAAGCCCTCGTCCGCTACTTCGACCAGGATTTAGAAAGCGACGACTGCGGCGCCTGCGACATCTGCCTCGGCGAGGTGGAGACAGTGGACGACCCATTGATCCTCGGGCAAAAGATCGTCAGTTGCGTGTACCGTTTGGAGCAGCGGTTCGGCGGCAATCACACCGCCGACGTCCTGACCGGCTCCAAAAGCGAAGCGGTGCTGTCCAAGGGTCATGATTCCCTCAGCACCTACGGGCTGCTCAGCGATCACCCGAAGAAGGCGGTGCGGGACTGGATCGAACAGCTCGTCGGGCAGGGTTTTCTGGCGAAGGTCGGCGAGTACGCCACGCTCCGCATCACCGAGGCCGGTCAGCAGTTATTAAAAGGAGAGCGGAAGCCGGTGCTGCTCGCGCCGGCGAAGAAGGTCGCCGCGGAACGGCCGAAGCGGACCAGCAGCGCCGCGGACGACTGGGAGGGCGTGGACGAGGAGTTGTTCGAACACCTCCGCGGCGTCCGCGGGGAGGTGGCCCGGGAGATCGGCAAGCCGGCCTATATCGTCTTCAACGACGCCAGCCTGAAGGACATGGCCCGCCGCCGCCCGACCACCGAGGAAGGCCTAAGCCACTGCGTGGGCGTGGGGCCGAAAAAGCTGGAGGACTTCGGCGAACGCTTCCTGGAGGAGATCGGCGCCCACTGCGCCGAACACGGCCTGACGGTGGACGTGGAGGGCGGCGGGGCGTCCGGCGGCGGGGCCTCCGGGGGGAGCATGTTCGGCGGGAGCCGGTCGATCAGCCGCAACGCCGCCGCCGCGTTCCCCCTGTTCCGCGACGGCCTGGGCGTGGCGGACGCCGCCCGGGAACTCCGCGTCACCGAGAGCACCGCCGCCGGTTACCTGCGGGACTACATCCTCGAAACGAAGCACGACGACCCCACCACCTGGGTCGAGCCCGCCGCGGCGAGACAGGCCCGGGAGGCCTTCGAGGCCTGCGGCTTGCACCGGCTCAAACCGGCCTTCGAACACCTCGACGGCGCCGTGAGCTACGACGATCTCAAGATCGTCGCCGCCTGCATGGCCGCGGGGCAGTCGGCCTGA